Proteins encoded within one genomic window of Jiangella mangrovi:
- a CDS encoding helix-turn-helix domain-containing protein, translated as MKTIVHRNGSAASEAPIGTVIRRARSRLGYSQYGIADELARVSGNGSLTRDEVARWERGKRIPGPYWRQWISAVLEVRSSELEAAARQARRARAARSARARP; from the coding sequence GTGAAGACGATCGTTCACCGGAACGGATCGGCAGCCTCCGAGGCGCCCATAGGGACCGTGATCCGCCGTGCCCGCAGCCGGCTCGGCTACAGCCAGTACGGCATCGCCGACGAGCTGGCGCGGGTCTCCGGCAACGGCTCGCTGACCCGCGACGAGGTGGCTCGCTGGGAGCGCGGCAAGCGGATCCCCGGCCCGTACTGGCGGCAGTGGATCAGCGCGGTGCTGGAGGTCCGTTCGTCCGAGCTCGAGGCGGCGGCTCGCCAGGCCCGGCGGGCCCGCGCGGCGAGGTCGGCGCGAGCACGGCCGTGA